In the genome of Mycoplasmopsis cynos, the window TAAAAAATAAAAGATCAATATTTAAATTTAGATATAAATATAAAAAAATCAATAGTATTCTTTATTTTCAATGAATATAATACGCACTAATAAATCATAATTTTCATATGTTTGAAGAAATTAAATTTAATGAAAAATAGAAACATTATTAAAAAGAGAAATTCCTAAAATAAATCAAAAATTAATTCAAACATACAATTTACAAATGATCAAATTCTTCACTTTGTTTCTTTAATAAAAATCAATGCTTAGATAATCTTAAAAGTGCTTTGTTTGACTTTTTCAGTTATTTAAATAAACACAACATTTCTAATTTAATATAGAAGCATTTAATAATTGGGATAGTGAAAACATTTATAAAGATCAAAATAATAATGAAAGTAATATTCAAAAACCTGGTCTAGTTAACATTATTGGGTATCGCCTTTTTATAATAAAGCCTTTATTTCAAAAATTATTACTCAATTCTCTTCAAGCAATGATGATATGATCTTAATGAAAAGTAATGATGATATGAATTTATCTGTAAAGATAGCAAAAGAAGTTGCTTATGAATACTTAAAAGCGTACAATCCTAGCGAAATAAAACATCACATTAATAAGGGTTTTTGTATTTCTACTAATGATATAAACTCTCAAATAAGCGGAAATTCAGCAGGAATAAGTTTAACAACAGCGATTATCTCAAAAATTTTAAATATTAAAATTCCTGATGACACAGCATTTACTGGTGCAATTTCACTTGAAGGATGTATTAAAGCCGTTGGTGCAATTGACCTAAAATTAATCAAATGTTCAAATTCAGGTATTAAGAAAGTATTCATTCCAAAAGAAAATGAGAAGGACTATTTAAAAATATCTAGTTATTTAAATCCTGAAATGAATGTTATTTTAATAAATACCTATGATGAAATTTTTAATGATTTATCTTAAATAAAAATAAGATGTTAATTAAATAAAATTGATCAAAAAAGCA includes:
- a CDS encoding S16 family serine protease — translated: MKSNDDMNLSVKIAKEVAYEYLKAYNPSEIKHHINKGFCISTNDINSQISGNSAGISLTTAIISKILNIKIPDDTAFTGAISLEGCIKAVGAIDLKLIKCSNSGIKKVFIPKENEKDYLKISSYLNPEMNVILINTYDEIFNDLS